Proteins encoded by one window of Marinoscillum sp. 108:
- a CDS encoding cytochrome c, whose amino-acid sequence MKILKILGIIIAGVILLALCGIAFIKTTLPDVGPAPEVSIAVTPELVARGAYLANSVTVCMDCHSTREWSKFSGPLKPNTLGQGGEIFNQDFGFPGSFTSKNITPAGVGDWTDGELYRLITTGVTKDGNPIFPVMPYKRYGQMADEDIYSIIAYIRSLAPIQNEVTPSEADFPMSIILHTIPQPGNPQPKPDKSDVLAYGAYMANAAACGDCHTPQDKGAPIMALNYAGSFEFNMPGFGIVRSANITPDEKTGIGSWSEDFFVNRFKAYADSSYVPHTVGENDMQTVMPWLMYATMEEEDLRAIYTYLRSLPAIENKVVKFTPASER is encoded by the coding sequence ATGAAAATCCTAAAAATCCTTGGAATTATTATTGCTGGCGTAATTTTGCTGGCACTTTGTGGCATTGCCTTCATCAAAACTACATTGCCTGATGTGGGACCAGCGCCCGAGGTATCCATAGCAGTCACTCCTGAATTGGTGGCTCGTGGTGCCTATCTGGCCAATAGTGTGACGGTTTGCATGGACTGTCATTCTACTCGCGAATGGTCAAAATTCTCTGGCCCACTCAAACCTAATACACTGGGACAAGGTGGTGAAATCTTCAATCAGGACTTTGGTTTCCCTGGCTCCTTCACCTCCAAAAACATCACTCCAGCTGGTGTGGGCGACTGGACAGACGGTGAGCTTTACAGGTTGATTACCACAGGGGTCACCAAAGACGGCAACCCGATATTTCCGGTAATGCCCTACAAGAGATACGGCCAAATGGCTGATGAAGACATTTACTCCATCATTGCGTATATCCGATCTCTTGCCCCTATACAAAATGAGGTGACACCTTCTGAAGCTGATTTCCCGATGAGCATCATCCTGCATACGATTCCCCAACCAGGAAACCCACAGCCTAAACCGGATAAAAGCGACGTATTGGCCTATGGCGCCTATATGGCCAATGCTGCCGCTTGTGGTGACTGCCACACTCCGCAGGATAAAGGCGCGCCAATTATGGCACTGAATTATGCTGGAAGTTTTGAATTTAACATGCCCGGGTTCGGGATTGTTCGGTCGGCCAATATCACCCCTGATGAGAAGACTGGTATCGGCTCGTGGTCCGAAGATTTCTTCGTGAACAGATTCAAAGCTTATGCAGACTCAAGCTACGTGCCGCATACTGTGGGCGAAAATGACATGCAGACGGTGATGCCCTGGTTGATGTATGCCACCATGGAAGAAGAAGACCTCAGAGCAATATATACCTATCTGAGATCCCTTCCGGCCATTGAAAATAAAGTGGTGAAATTCACACCAGCCTCAGAACGGTAA
- a CDS encoding ABC-F family ATP-binding cassette domain-containing protein, whose amino-acid sequence MISINNLSYYIGDRPLYDDASLFIGPKDRIGLIGLNGTGKSTLLKMITGEDQPTAGEINMSNDTTIGFLNQDLLSYLTDDSILHVAMQAFAETMKIQKQIDEVLHEMETNYRDELVDKLAKLQERFETNDGYTMQAKAEEILEGIGFSTQDLQRPLKEFSGGWRMRVMLAKLLLEKPSLLMLDEPTNHLDLPSIQWLENYLQSYDGACIIVSHDRRFLNASINKIVEVSAYQLNMYAGNYDFYLEEKELRNEIQQNAFENQQQKIRQAERFVERFKAKASKAKQAQSRAKMLDKMERIEAVADEAAAVDFKFKFKVKSGRHVVKMENISKSYGDLNILSHANAHIERGDKIAFIGANGKGKSTALRIVAETESFQGTLQKGHNVTTAFYAQHQLEALNIQNEILEELKQAGSGKTDQELRGVLGCFLFTDDEVFKKIKVLSGGEKSRVALAKTLITESNFLMLDEPTNHLDMMSVSILVQALQQFEGTFLLVSHDRDFISKVANKIWWIEDHEIKEYPGTYEEWEWWYNREQEKKKSSPQPQNSEKKEKAKVAVEKPRHDDTQKQLEKEIAQLEGKIEALESEVTKLETELSKPEVFGDAAKMEKTTNRYQSKKAELETLNATWEQLVEKIG is encoded by the coding sequence ATGATTAGTATCAATAACCTTTCATATTACATCGGAGACAGGCCCCTGTATGATGATGCATCGCTTTTTATAGGTCCCAAGGACCGTATAGGCCTTATTGGGCTGAATGGTACCGGTAAGTCTACCCTGCTGAAAATGATCACAGGCGAGGATCAACCTACCGCTGGCGAGATCAATATGAGTAATGATACGACCATTGGTTTTTTGAATCAGGATCTGCTTTCTTACCTAACCGACGATTCCATTCTTCATGTGGCTATGCAGGCCTTTGCTGAGACCATGAAGATTCAGAAGCAAATAGATGAGGTGCTGCATGAGATGGAAACCAACTACCGTGATGAGCTAGTGGACAAACTGGCCAAATTGCAGGAGCGGTTTGAAACCAACGATGGTTACACCATGCAGGCGAAGGCCGAAGAAATTCTGGAAGGAATAGGGTTTAGTACCCAGGACCTTCAGCGACCACTCAAGGAGTTTTCCGGAGGGTGGCGCATGCGCGTGATGCTCGCCAAATTGCTGCTGGAAAAGCCTTCCCTGCTCATGCTGGATGAGCCTACTAACCACCTGGATTTACCTTCGATTCAGTGGCTGGAGAATTACCTGCAGTCTTATGACGGTGCCTGTATTATCGTTTCGCACGATAGACGATTTTTGAATGCTTCTATCAATAAAATAGTGGAAGTGTCGGCTTATCAGCTCAATATGTACGCTGGTAATTACGATTTCTATCTGGAGGAGAAGGAGCTGCGAAATGAGATTCAACAAAATGCATTTGAAAACCAGCAGCAGAAAATCAGGCAGGCTGAACGCTTTGTGGAACGCTTCAAGGCCAAGGCTTCAAAGGCAAAACAGGCACAGTCCAGGGCCAAAATGCTGGACAAAATGGAGCGCATAGAGGCTGTGGCGGATGAAGCTGCGGCGGTCGATTTCAAATTTAAATTCAAAGTAAAATCAGGACGTCATGTAGTGAAGATGGAGAATATCTCCAAGTCCTATGGCGACCTCAACATCCTTTCACATGCCAATGCGCACATTGAGCGTGGGGATAAAATTGCCTTTATAGGGGCCAATGGAAAAGGAAAATCCACAGCGCTGCGTATTGTTGCAGAGACGGAATCTTTTCAGGGCACCTTACAGAAGGGACACAATGTAACTACGGCTTTCTATGCGCAGCATCAGCTGGAGGCGCTGAATATTCAGAATGAAATTCTTGAAGAACTGAAACAAGCGGGCTCCGGAAAAACCGATCAGGAGTTACGTGGTGTATTGGGCTGTTTCCTTTTTACCGATGATGAGGTTTTTAAGAAAATAAAGGTATTGAGTGGAGGAGAGAAGTCGCGTGTGGCACTGGCCAAAACCCTGATTACCGAGTCCAATTTTCTCATGCTGGATGAGCCTACCAACCACCTGGATATGATGTCGGTGAGTATACTGGTACAGGCCCTGCAGCAGTTTGAGGGTACCTTTTTGCTGGTATCTCACGACAGGGATTTTATCTCCAAAGTGGCCAATAAGATCTGGTGGATCGAAGACCATGAAATCAAAGAGTACCCCGGTACTTACGAAGAGTGGGAGTGGTGGTATAATAGAGAGCAGGAGAAGAAAAAGTCATCACCCCAGCCTCAGAATAGTGAGAAAAAGGAAAAGGCTAAAGTAGCAGTTGAAAAGCCACGCCACGACGATACCCAGAAACAACTGGAAAAGGAGATAGCTCAACTGGAAGGCAAGATTGAAGCACTGGAAAGCGAAGTAACTAAACTGGAAACGGAGCTTAGTAAACCAGAGGTATTTGGAGACGCTGCCAAAATGGAAAAAACCACCAACCGCTACCAGAGCAAGAAAGCTGAGCTGGAAACGCTCAATGCTACCTGGGAGCAATTGGTGGAAAAAATAGGGTAG
- a CDS encoding CHAT domain-containing protein, whose product MISPKMYLRKSCVIALLFLFVSSATQGQTWEVLLKKAEKQYNKGKYAKVEKALTKLRSKHIAKKYKGDSSLYPLTYIMGARADYAMADFKGMEGNFNIALKSLPKWKNGHTYNYTMGMLRVIDFYNEYGNHRKADSLTSILEGLSTAYLQNDILAQEIKMRRAFTDVAMGSYDEALISLKELIAAWPTKLKLSYSFEAIKAEDEAYKTQLLVDLFTAEIEAYRGKGEYQKAIELLETRNKQVNRLVEATTEAYVDFRIAETNVYLDYGDATKARKVSDQILTVKPKGKLFEKAGFANIIANEREGRFGDAVTTSMKVETALIKAKVSREYAYFNTEFLNTLMRSYERDTKQNIVMRFNSLISRTANLLPEDHKTMTLALENGIQYIFDIQRSENYPLAEKFYIKLGESLNTRYGKRALQTNIYQINFAGYYLKYSENPARAYKLLAGEVYKKPLTQLSTQHPDYARIVTDLMEYFTLTGNFDYPIALTKTVVEAMVANPNTTNSELGEKLVALARLQIQGGYYKDAELNADEALKVLRRGGERKSEEYVKALNSAAFLYGTIGLYNKAENQLRKSESIYKKIATANQELRLESIVDLAFLYTRMGNYSETEELVNTAIAERKKLYGSSSRRLIKPYSALGEVFMIRGDYPESEKNLRAALSIAETVYGDTTLIFAETLSKMVKLYLDLGNYEAALVNATDVLKIREKTLRPDHILFADTYTDLGHIHYNLGSQLQIVDKYYQLAKEITASNFDEKHPLYAEALKNIAFVHIQRAEYDVALALLDQADDIWRDALANQNRSSGEVARIKGDIYNYQGKFKEARREYEKAAKYFKRIFSEEHPDFLNTQSRLARAYYINDEVSKVESILSETTLAYLNYTKTYFPTLSEDEKAKFWNKIKPDFEFYNTVAVRYSASKEKYLENMYDFALATKGLLLNSSIKTRNSILHSGDQKLITLFKTWVSKKEYLTTTLAQSSEDASETEIDIKKLKDEIAVLEKQLSESSDTFEDSFEYKLYTWDDIRKSLKDNEAAVEIIRYREFDDQFNDEKIRYAALIITSETRKNPELVLFEDGNEMETRHFMYHRNITKYKLTDANSFGVFWEPIYNKVKDKEIVFLSPDGIYNQLNVESFKINETEYVIDKMNVRVVNNTKTIAALRSREAKKVKKAEEPREFTAMLLGNPNYYITDENRKTAQREANRGGANVYVPQLPGTEQEVITINDLLKTKGWKIEYYLGENATENQIKQSQNYTLVHIATHGFFDDKAKKEKRPEFMIEEDDNPLDRAGLLAEGGGDVLVKATKNYNIDDGILTAHEAMNLNFDKTELIVLSACETGRGEIQQGEGVFGLQRSFLVAGADAIVMSLFQVSDEVTQKLMVEFYKNWLNGQDKRTAFNNAQLTIKAQYSDPIYWGAFTMIAKS is encoded by the coding sequence ATGATATCTCCTAAAATGTATCTCCGCAAATCGTGCGTCATTGCACTGTTATTTCTCTTTGTATCCTCGGCCACCCAGGGACAGACCTGGGAAGTACTCCTGAAAAAAGCTGAAAAGCAGTACAACAAAGGCAAATATGCCAAAGTAGAAAAAGCACTGACCAAGCTGAGAAGCAAGCACATTGCCAAGAAATACAAGGGGGACTCTTCCCTCTACCCCCTCACCTACATCATGGGAGCCAGGGCAGACTATGCCATGGCCGATTTTAAGGGTATGGAGGGCAATTTCAATATTGCTTTGAAATCACTCCCAAAATGGAAAAATGGGCATACCTACAATTACACCATGGGAATGCTTAGGGTCATTGACTTCTACAATGAATATGGGAACCACCGAAAAGCTGATAGCCTGACCTCCATCCTGGAAGGACTCAGTACTGCTTACCTGCAAAATGACATTCTGGCTCAGGAGATCAAAATGCGCCGGGCTTTTACCGATGTAGCCATGGGCTCATATGATGAGGCCCTCATCTCCCTCAAAGAACTCATCGCAGCATGGCCTACCAAACTCAAATTGAGCTATTCATTTGAAGCCATAAAAGCAGAAGACGAAGCTTACAAAACACAACTTCTGGTAGATCTTTTCACAGCGGAAATAGAAGCATACCGAGGCAAGGGTGAATATCAAAAGGCCATTGAGCTGCTGGAGACTCGCAACAAACAGGTGAACCGACTAGTAGAAGCCACCACAGAGGCATATGTAGACTTCAGAATTGCCGAAACCAACGTGTATCTGGACTATGGTGATGCCACCAAGGCCAGAAAAGTGAGTGACCAGATTCTCACTGTAAAACCCAAAGGGAAACTTTTTGAAAAAGCTGGCTTTGCCAACATCATTGCCAATGAACGAGAAGGGCGCTTTGGCGATGCTGTGACCACTTCCATGAAAGTAGAAACAGCTTTGATCAAGGCCAAAGTGAGTCGGGAATATGCCTATTTCAACACAGAGTTTCTCAACACCCTCATGCGCAGCTATGAGCGAGATACCAAGCAAAACATAGTGATGCGATTCAATTCGCTGATCTCGCGCACCGCCAACCTCCTGCCTGAGGATCACAAGACCATGACCTTAGCACTTGAAAATGGAATTCAATACATTTTCGACATTCAACGATCAGAGAATTATCCGCTCGCGGAGAAATTCTACATCAAACTGGGTGAGTCTCTGAATACCCGGTATGGAAAAAGGGCCCTGCAAACCAATATCTATCAAATCAACTTTGCGGGCTATTACCTGAAGTACTCAGAAAACCCGGCCAGGGCTTATAAGCTACTGGCCGGGGAAGTGTACAAAAAACCACTCACCCAACTGTCCACCCAGCATCCTGATTATGCACGCATCGTCACCGATCTAATGGAGTATTTCACCCTCACGGGTAACTTTGACTATCCTATTGCCCTAACCAAAACTGTAGTAGAGGCCATGGTGGCCAACCCCAATACCACCAACTCAGAGCTGGGTGAAAAACTGGTGGCGCTTGCCAGACTGCAAATACAAGGCGGCTACTACAAAGATGCTGAGCTCAATGCCGACGAAGCACTGAAGGTACTCAGGCGTGGCGGTGAGCGTAAATCCGAGGAGTATGTGAAGGCGCTCAACAGCGCTGCATTTCTATACGGTACCATTGGATTGTACAACAAAGCAGAGAATCAGCTCCGCAAATCAGAATCTATTTATAAGAAAATAGCCACTGCCAATCAGGAACTCCGGCTGGAATCCATCGTGGACCTGGCCTTTCTCTACACCCGTATGGGCAACTATAGCGAAACCGAGGAGCTGGTGAATACGGCCATTGCAGAGCGGAAAAAACTATACGGAAGCAGTAGCCGCCGATTAATCAAACCATACAGTGCGCTGGGCGAGGTGTTCATGATCCGAGGGGACTATCCTGAATCGGAAAAAAACCTGAGAGCGGCCCTCTCGATTGCCGAAACCGTGTATGGCGACACCACACTGATCTTTGCTGAGACCCTCAGCAAAATGGTAAAACTATACCTCGACCTGGGCAACTATGAAGCAGCGCTGGTCAATGCCACAGACGTGCTGAAAATCAGGGAAAAAACCCTACGCCCCGATCATATTCTCTTTGCGGATACCTACACAGACCTTGGCCACATTCATTATAATCTTGGTAGTCAGCTCCAGATAGTGGACAAATACTATCAGCTGGCCAAAGAAATCACCGCGTCCAACTTTGACGAAAAGCATCCACTCTACGCCGAAGCGCTCAAAAACATTGCGTTTGTACACATTCAGCGTGCAGAATATGACGTGGCTCTGGCACTCTTGGATCAGGCCGATGACATCTGGAGAGATGCGCTGGCCAACCAAAACAGAAGCTCAGGTGAGGTAGCCAGAATAAAAGGAGACATCTACAACTATCAGGGTAAATTCAAAGAAGCACGTCGTGAGTACGAAAAAGCGGCCAAGTATTTCAAACGAATCTTCAGTGAAGAACATCCTGACTTTCTCAATACCCAAAGCCGACTGGCACGTGCCTACTACATTAACGATGAAGTGAGCAAGGTGGAGTCCATACTCAGTGAGACAACTCTGGCTTACCTCAATTACACCAAAACCTACTTCCCTACTCTGAGTGAGGACGAAAAGGCCAAATTCTGGAACAAAATCAAACCGGACTTTGAATTTTATAATACGGTGGCGGTGCGCTATAGCGCCAGCAAGGAAAAATACCTGGAAAACATGTACGATTTTGCCCTGGCAACCAAGGGTCTCCTCCTCAACTCCTCCATCAAAACGAGAAATAGTATTCTTCACAGTGGGGACCAAAAACTGATTACACTTTTCAAAACCTGGGTAAGTAAAAAAGAATACCTCACCACAACTTTGGCTCAGAGTTCGGAGGACGCCAGTGAGACTGAAATAGACATCAAAAAGCTGAAAGACGAAATTGCAGTACTCGAAAAGCAACTAAGTGAAAGCTCCGACACCTTTGAGGATTCCTTCGAGTACAAACTCTACACCTGGGATGACATCCGTAAGTCGCTGAAAGACAATGAAGCAGCGGTTGAAATCATCAGATATCGGGAGTTTGATGACCAATTCAATGATGAGAAGATTCGATACGCCGCCCTCATTATCACCAGTGAGACCAGAAAGAATCCGGAATTGGTCCTTTTTGAAGATGGCAACGAAATGGAAACACGCCATTTTATGTATCACCGAAATATCACCAAATACAAATTAACTGATGCCAACTCTTTTGGCGTTTTCTGGGAGCCTATTTACAATAAGGTAAAGGACAAGGAAATTGTTTTCCTATCGCCAGATGGTATTTACAATCAGCTCAATGTAGAATCTTTCAAAATCAATGAAACGGAGTATGTCATTGACAAAATGAATGTGCGGGTAGTGAATAACACCAAAACCATCGCGGCGCTCCGCTCCAGAGAGGCGAAAAAAGTGAAAAAAGCCGAAGAGCCACGTGAATTCACTGCCATGCTGTTGGGCAATCCAAACTACTATATAACCGACGAAAACCGAAAAACTGCGCAACGAGAAGCCAATCGTGGCGGAGCCAATGTCTATGTACCACAGCTACCTGGCACAGAGCAGGAGGTTATCACCATCAATGATCTGCTGAAAACCAAGGGCTGGAAAATAGAATATTATCTTGGAGAAAATGCGACTGAAAATCAAATTAAGCAATCACAAAATTATACGCTCGTACACATTGCCACACATGGTTTCTTTGATGACAAAGCCAAAAAAGAGAAACGCCCTGAGTTTATGATTGAGGAAGATGACAATCCGCTCGACCGGGCCGGATTACTGGCAGAAGGTGGCGGAGATGTATTGGTAAAAGCCACCAAAAATTACAACATTGATGATGGAATACTCACCGCTCATGAGGCCATGAACCTCAATTTTGATAAAACTGAACTCATCGTACTGAGTGCCTGCGAGACAGGTCGTGGGGAGATTCAGCAAGGAGAAGGAGTATTCGGCTTACAGCGATCATTCCTCGTGGCCGGAGCAGATGCCATTGTCATGAGTTTGTTTCAGGTATCCGATGAGGTCACACAGAAGCTCATGGTGGAATTTTATAAGAACTGGCTCAATGGGCAGGATAAACGTACGGCGTTCAACAATGCCCAACTGACCATCAAAGCACAATACAGTGATCCTATTTATTGGGGGGCATTCACGATGATTGCCAAGAGCTAG
- a CDS encoding sorbosone dehydrogenase family protein, which translates to MTRLIIILLSIALLSCTKTPESDSNTEKSTSADTTLLDMTDLQLDSLVLPDGFSIALYGRVENARSMAISPSGVLYVGNRGGDKVYALKDNDGDFKADEIYVLATDMRMPNGVAFKDGDLYVAEVSKLWKFPAIESNLAAPVKELIYDDYPTDGHHGWKYIAFGPDDKLYVPVGAPCNICESKDEIYASITRMNADGSDREVYVSGVRNTVGFAWHPETGDLYFTDNGRDMLGDDIPPCELNRATEKGQHFGYPYCHGGDLKDPEFGDKRSCDEFVAPVQKLGAHVAPLGMKFNTGSMFPSQYANLAFIAEHGSWNRSPEAGHSGHKITTVKIEDGQGVAYEDFITGFLNKETNTAWGRPVDVLFLKDGSMLISDDLTGSIYRVTYTGS; encoded by the coding sequence ATGACCAGACTTATAATCATCTTGCTGAGCATTGCGCTCCTTTCCTGTACCAAGACACCGGAATCAGATTCGAATACTGAGAAATCTACATCAGCAGACACCACGTTGCTGGATATGACGGACTTGCAACTAGACTCCCTGGTGCTGCCTGACGGATTTTCCATAGCCCTCTATGGCCGGGTAGAAAACGCCCGATCTATGGCCATAAGCCCTTCGGGAGTCCTCTACGTGGGTAACCGCGGGGGTGACAAAGTCTACGCCCTGAAGGATAACGATGGTGATTTCAAAGCGGACGAGATTTACGTTTTGGCTACTGACATGCGAATGCCCAATGGTGTGGCTTTCAAAGATGGTGACCTGTATGTGGCTGAAGTGAGTAAACTTTGGAAATTTCCTGCCATAGAGAGTAACCTGGCCGCACCGGTCAAAGAACTGATCTATGACGATTATCCCACTGATGGTCACCATGGCTGGAAATATATTGCCTTCGGACCTGACGACAAGCTTTATGTGCCTGTAGGTGCTCCGTGCAACATTTGCGAAAGCAAGGATGAAATATATGCTTCTATCACCCGCATGAATGCTGATGGCTCTGACCGTGAAGTGTATGTAAGTGGAGTCAGAAACACGGTCGGGTTCGCCTGGCATCCAGAAACAGGAGATCTCTACTTTACCGATAATGGGCGAGATATGCTTGGTGATGACATCCCTCCCTGTGAGCTAAACAGAGCTACAGAAAAAGGCCAACACTTTGGCTACCCCTACTGCCATGGTGGCGATCTCAAAGACCCGGAATTTGGAGATAAGAGATCGTGTGATGAATTTGTGGCACCTGTTCAAAAACTCGGAGCACATGTGGCACCACTTGGCATGAAGTTCAACACCGGCAGTATGTTCCCTTCCCAGTACGCCAACCTGGCCTTCATTGCGGAACATGGCTCCTGGAACCGCTCGCCGGAGGCTGGGCACAGTGGCCACAAGATCACTACCGTGAAAATAGAAGACGGCCAGGGTGTAGCCTATGAAGATTTTATTACAGGTTTTCTCAACAAAGAAACCAACACCGCCTGGGGACGCCCGGTAGATGTACTGTTTCTCAAAGACGGCTCTATGCTCATCTCCGACGACCTGACCGGGTCTATTTACAGAGTGACCTACACCGGATCGTAA
- a CDS encoding ABC transporter ATP-binding protein, whose translation MSILSAHSVGKNYDGRTVLQGVSFEIHKGEVCALIGRSGSGKTTLIRILAGLLAPDTGEVWLEGEKLENPDDQLVPGYEEIRLVHQDFQLKHRMTVRENIRYELLSYVSDYQHERISELLKLCRIEHLQDKDISLLSGGEKQRVAIARGMATEPDVLLLDEPFSNLDINTKAILLEEVKEIASSTDTAIFLITHDARDAMEIADRLLVLDAGQLIKTGTPENIYHAPDDTRVADLLGLYNTLTVEELQTLLPDILPPAGQHFGLWAEDLQLDPDGFAATIQKVVFGGPYNKVVLSPHSLPHLRLWAFDHTKKITPTTQVCFSIKGDRLFPVT comes from the coding sequence TTGTCCATACTCAGCGCACATTCTGTAGGGAAAAACTATGACGGACGCACTGTCCTTCAAGGCGTTTCATTTGAAATCCATAAGGGAGAAGTATGCGCACTCATAGGCAGAAGTGGATCGGGGAAAACCACACTGATCAGGATACTGGCTGGCCTGCTCGCACCTGACACTGGCGAGGTTTGGCTGGAAGGCGAAAAGTTGGAAAATCCTGACGATCAACTCGTACCAGGCTATGAAGAAATCAGGCTCGTACATCAGGATTTTCAGCTGAAGCACCGCATGACAGTCCGGGAAAATATCCGGTACGAACTTCTCAGCTATGTGTCCGACTATCAGCACGAACGAATCTCAGAGCTGTTGAAGCTTTGCCGAATCGAGCACCTGCAGGATAAAGACATCTCTTTGCTCTCCGGAGGCGAAAAGCAGCGGGTGGCCATTGCCAGAGGCATGGCCACCGAGCCTGACGTGCTGTTGCTGGATGAGCCCTTTAGCAACCTGGACATCAACACCAAGGCTATCCTGCTCGAAGAAGTAAAGGAGATAGCAAGCTCTACGGATACTGCCATTTTCCTGATCACCCATGATGCTCGGGATGCTATGGAAATTGCCGACAGGCTGCTCGTGCTGGATGCCGGACAGCTCATCAAAACAGGCACACCGGAAAATATCTATCATGCCCCAGATGACACCAGAGTGGCTGACCTCCTGGGCCTTTATAATACATTGACAGTGGAAGAACTACAAACGCTTCTTCCAGACATCCTGCCACCAGCGGGGCAGCACTTCGGCTTGTGGGCAGAAGACCTGCAGCTCGATCCAGACGGTTTTGCAGCCACCATTCAAAAAGTAGTGTTTGGCGGGCCCTATAACAAGGTAGTTCTCTCTCCACATTCCCTTCCCCATTTACGCCTTTGGGCCTTTGATCATACAAAAAAAATCACTCCAACAACACAAGTCTGTTTTTCAATCAAAGGGGATCGCCTCTTCCCGGTCACCTAA
- a CDS encoding dCMP deaminase family protein, which yields MDRPAFDDIFMELAVNLAKKSHCIKRHVGAVLTKDTRIISIGYNGPPAGTHNCDEEYPETGCPRDSKGGCSLAIHAEQNAILYAVKNKATVEGSTLYVTLSPCLACARIIYTAGIVKVIYLNSYAAHKGIEQDEGVDFLSKFGVTMEKYQGQISHVTDLI from the coding sequence ATGGACAGACCAGCGTTTGACGACATCTTCATGGAACTGGCAGTAAACCTTGCCAAAAAAAGTCATTGTATCAAAAGACATGTAGGGGCAGTACTTACCAAAGACACCCGCATCATCTCTATAGGCTACAATGGCCCTCCTGCAGGCACGCATAACTGTGATGAAGAATATCCTGAAACAGGTTGCCCCCGAGATTCAAAAGGTGGCTGCTCTCTGGCGATTCATGCCGAGCAAAATGCCATACTTTATGCTGTGAAGAATAAGGCAACAGTAGAGGGTTCCACCCTTTATGTGACACTTTCACCTTGTCTGGCCTGTGCCCGGATCATCTATACCGCCGGTATCGTAAAAGTCATCTACCTCAACTCTTATGCTGCTCACAAAGGAATAGAGCAGGATGAAGGAGTGGATTTCCTGAGTAAGTTTGGTGTGACCATGGAAAAGTACCAGGGTCAGATCTCTCATGTCACAGACCTAATCTGA